In Reinekea thalattae, a genomic segment contains:
- a CDS encoding type II secretion system F family protein produces MSTYYYRGRNTSGAMVDGTLQAASKSDALAQLNRQNITPTQLSSSGKKNSTQSIDALRSVDILARFKRRKVKIDELIMFSRQMYALTRSGIPLIRAINGLADTTRSPALAQVLQDISRSLTQGTNLSSAFRLHSDIFGELFIAMIQMGETTGRLDQAFKQLIDHLELEKDTRKKVAAASRYPLIVSAFIVMALFVVNLVIVPQFSGLFSKLNTELPLATQILFASSNFVQKFWFLIILAMIGAWYAFRRWRNTAAGRLTVDRILLKLPILGPIFERIALGRFARPFSMMLDAGVPMLQALSVSSKTTGNHFIKQGIEGMQAGIERGESLLATASASKMFTPLILQMIAVGEESGNVSNLLIDIADFYDQEIEYDLKRITELFEPFLLAIMGAMVVVLALGIFLPLWELGTAYSQ; encoded by the coding sequence ATGAGCACCTATTATTACCGTGGCAGAAATACGTCCGGCGCGATGGTCGATGGGACATTGCAAGCAGCCTCCAAATCGGATGCTCTGGCCCAATTGAATCGACAAAATATTACCCCGACACAGCTTTCCAGCAGCGGCAAAAAAAACAGCACACAATCGATCGACGCTCTTCGCTCAGTCGATATTTTAGCCCGCTTTAAACGCCGCAAAGTTAAGATCGATGAGCTGATTATGTTTAGCCGCCAGATGTATGCTTTAACGCGTTCGGGCATTCCTCTAATTCGAGCCATCAACGGCTTGGCCGACACCACTCGTTCACCGGCACTGGCGCAGGTACTGCAAGATATTTCTCGCAGCTTGACGCAAGGTACTAACTTATCCAGCGCGTTCCGTTTGCACTCTGATATTTTTGGCGAATTATTTATCGCTATGATTCAAATGGGTGAAACAACCGGTCGATTAGATCAAGCCTTTAAACAGCTTATCGATCATCTTGAGTTAGAAAAGGACACACGTAAAAAGGTCGCTGCCGCGTCTCGCTACCCGCTCATCGTAAGCGCCTTTATTGTTATGGCACTGTTTGTCGTCAATCTGGTTATCGTGCCGCAATTTTCTGGACTGTTTAGCAAACTGAATACGGAACTGCCCTTAGCGACGCAAATTTTATTTGCCAGCTCCAACTTCGTACAGAAGTTTTGGTTTCTGATTATTTTAGCCATGATCGGCGCTTGGTATGCTTTTCGCCGTTGGCGTAATACAGCAGCTGGCCGCCTTACCGTTGACCGCATACTGCTTAAACTGCCTATTCTTGGCCCTATCTTTGAACGTATTGCACTGGGCCGCTTTGCTCGGCCCTTTTCAATGATGCTCGACGCTGGCGTACCGATGCTGCAAGCATTGAGCGTTTCCTCAAAAACAACGGGCAATCATTTTATTAAGCAAGGCATTGAAGGCATGCAAGCAGGCATCGAACGAGGCGAATCATTATTAGCCACCGCTTCGGCCAGCAAAATGTTCACGCCGTTAATCTTACAGATGATCGCGGTTGGCGAGGAGTCCGGTAATGTTTCTAATCTACTCATTGATATTGCCGATTTTTACGACCAAGAAATTGAATACGATTTAAAACGTATTACAGAACTGTTTGAACCTTTCTTACTCGCCATTATGGGCGCGATGGTTGTTGTTTTGGCACTCGGTATCTTCTTACCTCTTTGGGAATTAGGCACAGCCTACTCGCAATAA
- a CDS encoding ABC transporter permease has product MKKISAIFHARNREFVREKSTFIWNIAFPFLLLLVFYFVFSQAQPMFKVGVLSEQDGYVSRPLFMSLKHIQFIPYDSEAEAIERVVRHQIDLLIDIDQYRYWVNEQSRNGYMAERLLLAEDSYFSRTLVEGQSIRYVDWVLPGIIGMNIMFSSLFGVGHVIVRYRKNGVLKRLSATPLTAMEFISAHLLSRIMMVLILALVLTFVPHYLLGTLLLGDIWLLLLTLLLGVFAMVSLGLLVASRLRSEEFAGGLLNLTTWPMMGLSEVWFSLEGAPHFIQQFAQFLPLTHLVQAARLIMTEAADFATISYHLWALFSLGMLFLVLGSLLFSWHSDGR; this is encoded by the coding sequence ATGAAAAAAATATCGGCTATTTTTCACGCTCGAAATCGTGAATTTGTACGTGAAAAAAGTACCTTTATTTGGAACATCGCGTTCCCTTTTTTATTGTTGTTGGTGTTTTATTTTGTCTTTTCTCAGGCACAGCCAATGTTCAAAGTCGGCGTGTTATCGGAGCAAGACGGTTATGTCTCGCGGCCGCTTTTTATGTCATTAAAACATATCCAATTTATTCCTTACGACAGTGAAGCAGAAGCGATTGAACGAGTGGTTAGGCACCAAATCGATCTGTTGATCGACATCGATCAGTACCGTTATTGGGTCAATGAACAAAGCCGAAATGGCTACATGGCTGAGCGATTACTACTCGCCGAAGACAGTTATTTTTCACGAACTCTGGTTGAAGGGCAGTCGATTCGATATGTCGATTGGGTATTGCCGGGCATCATTGGCATGAACATTATGTTCAGCTCTTTGTTTGGTGTTGGGCATGTCATTGTTCGCTATCGCAAAAATGGTGTATTAAAACGACTCAGTGCAACGCCGTTAACCGCAATGGAGTTTATCAGTGCGCATCTGTTGTCGCGCATTATGATGGTGTTGATCTTGGCGTTAGTGCTGACCTTTGTGCCACATTATTTGTTAGGTACTCTGCTGCTGGGCGATATTTGGTTGCTGTTGTTAACGTTGTTGTTGGGGGTTTTTGCCATGGTCAGTTTAGGTTTATTAGTGGCCAGCCGTTTGCGCAGTGAGGAGTTTGCCGGTGGTCTGTTAAATCTGACGACTTGGCCAATGATGGGCTTGTCTGAAGTTTGGTTTAGTTTAGAAGGCGCGCCGCACTTTATTCAGCAGTTTGCCCAGTTTTTACCACTGACGCATTTAGTTCAGGCGGCTCGCTTGATCATGACTGAAGCGGCGGATTTCGCAACCATCAGCTATCACCTCTGGGCGTTATTCTCTCTTGGCATGTTGTTTTTAGTTTTAGGTTCGTTGTTATTTAGCTGGCATTCGGACGGACGCTAA
- a CDS encoding ABC transporter ATP-binding protein codes for MTSVVQVTGLTKRYGELIAVNNLSFSVQKGVCFGLLGPNGAGKTSTLEMLEGLVKPTSGNIELFGQPVNKRTRQRIGIQFQHTALQDHLRVGEALNLFASFYRSPMAIDQLQQLCELDSIIDQDVKSLSGGQRQRVLLALALVNDPDLLFLDEPTIGLDPQARHNFWQLIEKIKQQGKTILLTTHYMDEAELLCDEVAIMDAGAFIAYGAPKKLLAEYFSGLVIELPSEGVALDALPAGSIQKADKIHIYCDDVEPVLTQLMANNMALSGMQIHQPSLEDLFLKLTGEGLRD; via the coding sequence ATGACCAGTGTCGTCCAGGTAACAGGGTTAACAAAGCGCTACGGCGAGTTGATTGCTGTTAATAACTTGAGTTTTAGCGTCCAGAAGGGCGTTTGCTTTGGCTTGCTTGGCCCCAACGGCGCAGGTAAAACCAGCACTCTAGAAATGCTAGAGGGCTTGGTTAAGCCGACATCTGGCAACATCGAGCTATTTGGTCAGCCGGTTAATAAACGCACACGTCAACGCATTGGTATTCAATTTCAGCATACGGCGTTACAAGATCACTTACGGGTCGGTGAGGCGCTGAATCTGTTTGCTTCCTTTTACCGTTCACCAATGGCAATCGATCAATTGCAGCAACTCTGTGAGCTGGATTCCATTATCGATCAAGATGTAAAAAGCCTTTCCGGTGGTCAGCGTCAACGGGTGTTATTGGCGTTGGCACTGGTTAACGATCCAGATTTGCTTTTCTTAGATGAGCCGACCATTGGTCTTGATCCTCAGGCGAGGCACAACTTTTGGCAGTTGATTGAAAAAATAAAGCAGCAGGGCAAAACCATCCTATTGACCACTCACTATATGGATGAGGCTGAGCTGTTATGTGATGAAGTGGCGATTATGGATGCTGGAGCCTTCATTGCTTATGGCGCGCCCAAAAAACTCTTAGCTGAGTATTTTTCTGGTTTGGTTATTGAACTACCAAGCGAAGGTGTAGCGCTTGATGCACTGCCCGCCGGTTCGATTCAAAAAGCCGATAAGATTCATATTTACTGTGATGATGTTGAGCCCGTTTTAACTCAGTTGATGGCAAATAACATGGCACTGAGTGGTATGCAGATTCACCAACCAAGCCTTGAAGATTTATTTTTAAAATTGACCGGTGAAGGTTTAAGGGATTAA
- a CDS encoding DnaT-like ssDNA-binding domain-containing protein: MLQVSPIIAQTIGLEEALLLQLLQDASAYQSSNPVLFSDQQRSQFLPFWSERQFELVLQRLSSLSLIQVTGRQPWHIRLEAIDFSSNQPTTTSPQHLANDSGLNSQSRSDNQHRSNEQHRQAAAFDKTEQITPADHQPLPVYVSNNDAINEARRRNQLEDDLSYLKSYEQPAAKTPNRRSRMHSQWEPSADFPQLIAFHDIPFEFALSELAKFRQYYASKDRTEISWDVRFLNWVQRAWHDSLNSKGRNDRHQNSPSQPENSAREQRNQVRDALRNIRDTDW, translated from the coding sequence ATGCTCCAAGTATCACCGATTATCGCCCAAACAATAGGTCTTGAAGAAGCTCTATTGTTGCAGCTATTGCAGGACGCAAGCGCCTACCAAAGCAGCAATCCGGTGCTATTTTCCGACCAACAACGCAGTCAGTTTTTGCCGTTCTGGAGCGAGCGACAATTCGAATTAGTACTGCAGCGCCTATCCTCGCTAAGCTTGATTCAGGTAACAGGCCGCCAACCTTGGCATATCCGGCTAGAGGCGATCGATTTTTCTAGCAATCAGCCAACCACGACAAGCCCGCAACATTTAGCGAATGACTCCGGCTTAAATAGCCAATCGCGTTCTGACAACCAACACCGCTCTAATGAGCAACACCGCCAAGCTGCGGCATTCGACAAGACAGAACAGATTACGCCGGCCGATCATCAACCGCTGCCGGTATATGTCAGCAATAACGATGCGATTAATGAAGCCAGACGCCGTAATCAACTTGAAGACGACCTTTCGTATTTGAAATCTTACGAGCAACCGGCAGCTAAAACTCCCAACCGACGAAGCCGAATGCACTCGCAATGGGAGCCCAGTGCGGACTTCCCGCAATTAATTGCTTTTCATGATATTCCATTCGAGTTTGCGCTTTCCGAATTGGCCAAATTCCGGCAATATTATGCGTCTAAAGATCGCACAGAAATCAGTTGGGATGTTCGTTTTCTTAACTGGGTTCAACGCGCCTGGCACGACTCATTAAACAGTAAAGGCCGAAATGACCGACACCAAAACTCACCTAGTCAGCCTGAAAACTCTGCTCGAGAGCAGCGAAACCAGGTCCGCGATGCCCTCAGAAACATCCGAGATACTGACTGGTAA
- a CDS encoding replication protein P: MPSETSEILTGKRSELNHDTKVLVNMIFARFHHIYTHRFESAYRDETTLNQAKREWAMSLSGTSTDMVELALERCKHEHAWPPTIAEFLKLMQPAPESLGLPDTLTAYLEACRNSYQATGRRWSHICVKAAAMKVSYFSLRSEPERLTKPLFEKAYLDLVHRISQGETIQVAEPVALPLTESNQAEELISQLINAGVDDKLAPAIAYYSEKPAGSATRHRYRERAQQQLLEMKIAFDLPE; this comes from the coding sequence ATGCCCTCAGAAACATCCGAGATACTGACTGGTAAGCGCAGCGAGCTAAATCACGACACCAAAGTCTTGGTCAATATGATTTTTGCCCGCTTTCATCACATCTATACGCACCGCTTCGAAAGCGCGTACCGTGATGAGACAACGCTGAACCAAGCCAAACGAGAGTGGGCTATGAGCCTTTCGGGTACATCTACCGACATGGTGGAACTGGCGCTCGAACGCTGCAAACATGAGCATGCTTGGCCGCCGACCATTGCTGAGTTTTTAAAACTGATGCAGCCAGCTCCCGAGTCACTTGGATTGCCCGATACACTAACTGCCTACCTTGAAGCCTGCCGTAACAGTTACCAAGCAACTGGCCGACGCTGGAGTCATATCTGCGTTAAAGCTGCAGCCATGAAAGTCAGTTATTTTAGTTTACGCTCTGAACCAGAACGATTAACTAAGCCGCTGTTTGAAAAGGCCTACCTCGATCTTGTTCATAGAATCAGCCAGGGCGAGACTATTCAGGTAGCCGAACCTGTTGCGCTACCGCTAACAGAATCCAACCAAGCCGAAGAGCTTATTAGCCAACTTATCAATGCTGGTGTCGATGATAAGCTAGCACCAGCCATTGCTTATTACAGCGAAAAACCCGCAGGCTCGGCAACACGGCACCGATACCGTGAACGTGCCCAACAGCAGCTGTTAGAGATGAAGATAGCGTTCGACTTACCAGAGTAG
- a CDS encoding malic enzyme-like NAD(P)-binding protein, whose translation MSDTLKADALKYHAEPQPGKLSISLTTAAETSRDLSLAYSPGVAEPVRAIADNPEDAYKYTIKGNLVAVISNGSAILGLGNLGSLASKPVMEGKALLFKRFANIDSVDIEVNSADVDEIVKTVELISGTFGGINLEDIKAPECFEIERQLIEKCDIPVFHDDQHGTAIVTVAGMLNALDIQGKKIDQAKLVCLGAGAAAISCARLLIAAGMKKENLIMIDRSGVIFSDRGNVNQYKAEFANDVTEARTLAEAIQGADVFLGLSGPDQLSAEMLQSMAAKPIVFACSNPDPEIKPELAASTRDDVIMATGRSDYPNQVNNVLGFPFIFRGALDVRATKINEEMKLAAAHAISDLAKEPILDEVVQAYGGQAFEFGKEYIIPKPLDPRLLDRVAGAVARAAVESGVALAPLPDRYKK comes from the coding sequence ATGTCTGACACCCTAAAAGCCGATGCACTTAAGTACCACGCCGAACCTCAGCCTGGAAAACTAAGTATATCGCTGACGACTGCTGCTGAAACTTCTCGAGATTTATCATTGGCCTACAGTCCAGGTGTTGCAGAACCGGTACGTGCAATTGCAGACAACCCAGAGGATGCTTACAAGTACACTATTAAAGGCAACCTAGTGGCGGTGATTTCTAATGGTTCTGCCATTTTAGGATTAGGCAACTTGGGCTCATTAGCCAGTAAGCCTGTTATGGAAGGTAAGGCGTTATTGTTTAAGCGCTTTGCCAATATCGATTCGGTCGACATCGAAGTGAACTCGGCAGACGTTGATGAAATCGTCAAAACGGTTGAATTGATCTCAGGAACGTTTGGCGGCATTAACTTAGAAGATATTAAAGCGCCAGAATGTTTTGAAATAGAGCGTCAGCTGATCGAAAAATGCGACATCCCCGTTTTTCATGATGATCAGCACGGCACCGCTATTGTCACCGTTGCCGGTATGCTTAATGCGCTCGATATCCAGGGTAAAAAAATTGATCAAGCTAAATTGGTTTGTCTTGGTGCTGGTGCCGCTGCTATTTCTTGCGCGCGACTATTAATAGCGGCGGGCATGAAAAAAGAAAACCTGATTATGATCGACCGTAGCGGTGTCATTTTTAGCGACCGAGGTAACGTTAACCAATACAAAGCAGAATTTGCTAACGATGTGACAGAAGCCAGAACTCTTGCTGAAGCCATTCAGGGCGCGGATGTGTTTTTAGGTTTGTCTGGTCCAGATCAGCTTTCTGCTGAGATGTTGCAATCGATGGCGGCCAAGCCGATTGTATTTGCCTGCTCTAATCCGGATCCGGAAATTAAGCCGGAGCTAGCTGCCAGTACTCGTGATGATGTCATTATGGCAACCGGTCGTTCAGACTACCCGAATCAGGTTAATAATGTTTTAGGCTTCCCCTTTATTTTCCGTGGTGCTCTTGATGTTCGCGCCACTAAAATTAATGAAGAGATGAAATTGGCTGCTGCGCATGCCATTAGCGATTTAGCGAAAGAGCCGATTCTAGATGAAGTTGTGCAAGCCTATGGCGGTCAAGCCTTTGAATTTGGCAAGGAGTACATTATTCCTAAGCCGTTAGATCCTCGATTATTGGATCGAGTTGCAGGTGCCGTCGCCCGAGCTGCAGTTGAAAGTGGTGTGGCATTGGCCCCTTTACCTGATCGCTATAAAAAATAG
- a CDS encoding uracil-xanthine permease family protein — protein sequence MKNALLGAQMLFVAFGALVLVPILTGLDPNVALFTAGMGTLIFQGVTKRTVPVFLASSFAFIPAISYGVSHWGVAATMSGLFAAGLLYALLSTLVAVRGNEIINKILPPIVVGPVILVIGLSLAPTAVNMALGKSGDGAAVLMPISKALLVSIPALITTILVATLARGIFKLLPILLGLIVGYAIALPLGLVDYSAVTSAPWLAVPNFVRPEWNIQAILYILPIAIAPAVEHVGDMVAISNAAGKDYLKKPGLKKTLLGDGLATSAAALFGGPPNTTYSEVTGAVALTKAYDPKIMTWAALFAIGLSMIGKTGALLASIPIPVMGGIMTLLFGTIATIGIATLTRDKIDLQEPRNMIIIAITLVFGLGGMFIKVSNFELQGIALSAVIAILLNLVLPKTTKA from the coding sequence ATGAAAAATGCCTTACTTGGCGCTCAAATGCTCTTTGTCGCTTTTGGCGCTCTTGTACTTGTCCCTATTTTAACGGGATTAGACCCTAACGTTGCACTCTTTACTGCCGGTATGGGCACGCTTATTTTTCAGGGAGTTACCAAGCGCACGGTTCCTGTCTTCCTCGCATCTTCTTTTGCGTTTATTCCTGCTATTAGTTACGGCGTCAGTCATTGGGGCGTTGCTGCAACTATGTCAGGCTTATTCGCCGCAGGCTTGCTTTACGCTCTGCTCAGCACATTGGTTGCTGTACGCGGTAATGAAATTATTAATAAAATCTTACCGCCCATCGTTGTCGGCCCAGTTATTTTAGTGATCGGTCTTAGCTTAGCGCCCACAGCAGTGAACATGGCTCTGGGGAAATCCGGCGACGGTGCTGCTGTATTAATGCCGATATCAAAAGCTCTGTTAGTCTCGATCCCGGCACTCATTACAACTATTTTAGTTGCTACCTTAGCTCGCGGAATTTTTAAGCTTTTACCCATTCTGCTCGGACTTATCGTTGGTTATGCCATCGCATTACCATTAGGCTTAGTTGATTATTCTGCCGTTACTAGTGCACCTTGGCTTGCCGTACCAAACTTTGTACGCCCCGAATGGAACATTCAGGCCATCCTTTATATTTTACCCATTGCCATTGCTCCTGCAGTTGAACATGTTGGTGACATGGTGGCGATTTCAAACGCGGCCGGTAAAGACTACTTAAAAAAACCAGGCTTAAAAAAGACACTACTCGGCGATGGTTTAGCAACCTCGGCTGCTGCATTATTTGGCGGACCACCAAACACCACCTATTCAGAAGTGACCGGAGCTGTGGCATTAACAAAAGCCTACGATCCGAAAATCATGACTTGGGCGGCATTGTTTGCTATTGGTCTTTCTATGATTGGCAAAACCGGAGCGCTACTAGCTTCAATCCCGATTCCCGTGATGGGCGGCATCATGACACTACTGTTTGGTACCATTGCCACCATTGGAATTGCGACCCTGACACGAGATAAAATCGATCTACAAGAACCTCGCAATATGATCATCATTGCCATCACCTTAGTGTTTGGTTTGGGTGGCATGTTTATCAAGGTGAGTAATTTTGAATTACAAGGCATTGCCTTAAGTGCCGTTATTGCGATCCTGTTAAACCTAGTTTTACCGAAAACAACTAAAGCCTAA
- a CDS encoding D-serine ammonia-lyase, protein MQQPLTQEQLIQRYPLLKKLIQYQECAWFNPNSCSVQQALPYIGLNQRDIEEASERLQRFAPYLMAAFPETEPTQGIIESELVDIANMRTVLEQTESVSIPNLLLKKDSHLAIAGSIKARGGIYEVLTHAEKLAINNGLLNTSDDYSKLHSDTFKEFFSQYRIAVGSTGNLGLSIGIISAKLGFSVSVHMSADAKSWKKDLLRQHGATVIEYRSDYGVAVEQGRKESLSDPHCFFIDDENSTTLFLGYAVAGQRLKQQLATQGITADKSHPLFVYLPCGVGGAPGGVAFGLKMALGDHVHCIFAEPTHSPCMLLGVHTGLHDAIAVQDIGIDNQTAADGLAVGRASGFVGRAMERLIDGYYTVSDERLYRYLQALSEQENIQLEPSALAAMHGPVVLTGSSSDVLQYQKQFGLDATTMKNATHLVWATGGGMVPKEEMASYLNR, encoded by the coding sequence ATGCAACAGCCTTTGACTCAAGAGCAGCTGATCCAGCGTTATCCGCTGCTCAAAAAACTGATTCAGTATCAAGAGTGCGCTTGGTTTAATCCGAACAGTTGCTCAGTGCAACAGGCTCTGCCTTATATTGGGTTAAACCAACGCGATATCGAAGAGGCGAGTGAACGGCTGCAACGTTTTGCACCCTATTTAATGGCGGCATTTCCAGAAACCGAACCGACTCAAGGCATTATTGAATCGGAACTCGTTGACATAGCAAACATGAGAACCGTGCTGGAGCAAACGGAGTCGGTTTCAATACCCAATCTGTTATTAAAAAAAGATAGCCACTTAGCGATTGCAGGTTCAATTAAAGCGCGTGGCGGTATTTATGAAGTTTTAACTCATGCTGAAAAACTGGCCATTAACAATGGGCTTTTAAATACCAGCGATGATTACAGCAAACTTCACAGCGATACTTTTAAAGAATTTTTTAGTCAGTACCGAATCGCTGTTGGCTCAACCGGAAACCTCGGGCTTTCAATTGGCATCATCAGCGCCAAACTCGGATTTTCAGTCAGTGTACACATGTCTGCCGATGCTAAATCATGGAAAAAAGATTTGCTTCGCCAGCATGGTGCAACAGTCATTGAGTACCGCTCCGATTACGGCGTTGCAGTAGAACAAGGGCGCAAAGAATCACTCAGTGATCCTCATTGTTTCTTTATTGATGACGAAAATTCCACCACGCTTTTTTTAGGTTATGCGGTTGCAGGCCAACGCTTAAAACAGCAGTTAGCAACCCAAGGGATTACTGCCGATAAATCTCACCCTTTATTTGTCTATTTGCCTTGCGGCGTCGGCGGAGCTCCTGGCGGTGTTGCATTTGGCTTAAAGATGGCATTGGGTGATCACGTTCACTGCATCTTTGCTGAACCGACGCACTCTCCGTGCATGCTGTTAGGTGTGCATACTGGACTTCATGATGCTATTGCGGTTCAGGATATCGGCATAGACAATCAGACGGCAGCCGATGGCCTTGCTGTTGGTCGTGCCTCAGGCTTTGTCGGCAGAGCAATGGAGCGTTTAATTGATGGTTATTACACCGTCAGTGATGAACGCCTGTACCGTTACTTACAAGCCCTCAGCGAGCAAGAAAACATTCAATTAGAGCCGTCTGCATTGGCCGCAATGCATGGCCCTGTAGTGTTAACCGGCAGCAGCTCAGATGTACTGCAATATCAAAAACAATTCGGCTTAGATGCCACAACCATGAAAAACGCCACTCACCTAGTTTGGGCGACCGGTGGCGGCATGGTGCCTAAAGAAGAAATGGCTAGTTATCTGAACCGTTGA
- a CDS encoding SemiSWEET family sugar transporter: MQLQFIGYVAAALTVSSFLHQVVHTVKVNQMKGLSLRMYGLFFVGTLCWLAYGVVILSAPIVIANALTASFSGAIFIMKLLSVINGSDN, from the coding sequence ATGCAATTGCAGTTCATCGGCTATGTCGCAGCAGCGCTAACGGTCAGTAGTTTTCTACATCAGGTTGTACATACGGTTAAAGTCAATCAGATGAAGGGGCTTTCGTTACGAATGTATGGGCTGTTTTTTGTTGGTACGCTTTGCTGGCTTGCTTACGGTGTGGTGATTTTATCAGCACCAATTGTTATCGCTAACGCACTGACGGCTTCATTTTCGGGCGCTATTTTTATTATGAAATTACTCAGTGTTATCAACGGTTCAGATAACTAG
- the rpmE gene encoding 50S ribosomal protein L31: MQQDIHPKYEELTATCGCGNVIKTSSTRSGTIHLDVCSNCHPFYTGKQKVVDAGGRIDKFNTRFGARKLSK; this comes from the coding sequence ATGCAACAAGATATTCATCCTAAGTACGAAGAACTAACAGCAACTTGTGGTTGCGGTAACGTTATTAAAACTAGCTCAACTCGTTCAGGTACTATCCACCTAGACGTATGCTCTAACTGCCACCCATTCTACACTGGTAAGCAGAAAGTTGTTGATGCTGGCGGCCGTATCGATAAGTTCAACACTCGTTTTGGTGCTCGTAAGCTTAGCAAGTAA